Proteins encoded within one genomic window of Mycolicibacterium monacense:
- a CDS encoding crotonase/enoyl-CoA hydratase family protein produces the protein MADEVLLERQGRTLIITINRPEARNAVNFAVSQGLADAVDELDSDTSLSVAILTGAGGNFCSGMDLKAFAAGERVDIPGRGIGFTERPPRKPLISAVEGYALAGGTEVVLATDLVVASATAKFGIPEVKRGLVAAGGGLLRLPRRIPYQKALELALTGESFTAEQGAAWGFVNKVTEPGQALAGAVELAERITANGPLAVAVTKEILVRSSEWSEAEMWSKQMELIIPVFSSNDAKEGAIAFAEKRAPNWSGT, from the coding sequence GTGGCGGACGAGGTCCTGTTGGAGCGCCAGGGGCGCACACTCATCATCACCATCAATCGGCCGGAGGCCCGCAATGCCGTGAACTTCGCGGTGAGCCAGGGCCTCGCCGACGCGGTCGACGAACTCGACAGTGACACAAGCCTTTCCGTGGCAATTCTCACCGGCGCGGGCGGCAACTTCTGTTCGGGCATGGACCTGAAGGCCTTCGCGGCGGGTGAGCGGGTCGACATCCCCGGCCGCGGAATCGGTTTCACCGAGCGGCCGCCCCGGAAGCCGTTGATCTCCGCGGTCGAGGGGTATGCACTCGCCGGCGGCACGGAGGTGGTGCTCGCCACGGATCTCGTCGTGGCGTCCGCGACCGCGAAGTTCGGCATCCCGGAGGTCAAGCGCGGTCTCGTCGCCGCCGGCGGGGGGTTGCTGAGGCTGCCGCGCCGCATTCCGTACCAGAAGGCGCTCGAGTTGGCGTTGACCGGTGAGAGTTTCACCGCCGAACAGGGCGCGGCGTGGGGTTTCGTCAACAAGGTGACCGAACCGGGGCAGGCGCTCGCCGGCGCGGTCGAACTCGCCGAACGCATCACGGCCAACGGCCCGCTCGCGGTGGCGGTGACCAAGGAGATCCTGGTCCGCTCCTCCGAGTGGAGCGAAGCCGAGATGTGGTCCAAGCAAATGGAACTCATCATCCCGGTGTTCTCGTCCAACGACGCCAAGGAAGGCGCCATCGCGTTCGCGGAGAAGCGGGCGCCGAACTGGAGCGGTACCTGA
- a CDS encoding TetR/AcrR family transcriptional regulator — protein sequence MARQATAEKRQRRERGSINPEDIIKGAFELAEEVSVDNLSMPLLGKHLGVGVTSIYWYFRKKDDLLNAMADRALRQIAFEAPYVDAANWRESLHNHAHNMRKTFLASPILCDLVLIRGALSTKALRLGLEQIEAAVSGLVGAGLSPEDAFDTYSAVSVHVRGSVVLARLYEKTRSLESSEFRLDDSATIDPESTPLMAELSAKGHHVGVPNDMNFEYGLNCILDHAARLIEQQDTTAKPAAARRKNASSR from the coding sequence GTGGCCAGACAAGCGACAGCTGAGAAGCGGCAGCGCCGCGAACGCGGGTCCATCAACCCCGAGGACATCATCAAGGGCGCCTTCGAACTCGCCGAGGAGGTGTCGGTCGACAACCTCAGCATGCCGTTGTTGGGCAAGCATCTGGGGGTCGGCGTCACGAGCATCTACTGGTACTTCCGCAAGAAGGACGACCTGCTCAACGCGATGGCCGACCGGGCGCTGCGTCAGATCGCCTTCGAGGCGCCCTACGTCGACGCGGCGAACTGGCGCGAATCGCTGCACAACCATGCACACAACATGCGCAAGACCTTCCTCGCGAGCCCGATCCTGTGCGACCTCGTGCTGATCCGCGGCGCGCTGTCGACCAAGGCGCTGCGACTCGGTCTCGAGCAGATCGAGGCCGCCGTGTCCGGGCTGGTGGGTGCCGGCCTGTCACCGGAGGATGCGTTCGACACCTACTCGGCGGTGTCGGTCCACGTCCGCGGTTCGGTGGTGCTCGCCCGTTTGTACGAGAAGACCCGGTCGTTGGAGAGTTCGGAGTTCCGGCTCGACGACTCGGCGACGATCGATCCCGAATCCACCCCGCTGATGGCCGAGCTCAGCGCCAAGGGCCATCACGTCGGCGTCCCCAACGACATGAACTTCGAGTACGGGCTCAACTGCATCCTCGACCACGCCGCCAGGCTCATCGAGCAGCAGGACACGACGGCGAAACCGGCGGCCGCGCGACGGAAGAACGCCTCGTCGCGCTAG
- a CDS encoding acyl-CoA dehydrogenase family protein: MDFSRVELSDEDAQFRDEVRAFLREHVTEEVKRRDRETGDNFDEGVHLALGEAGYLEREWKSEADGGFSRVRRRIWELEKRRYHVPWVTWGTTSMVARSVDKFATPEVRDEVLPRVFSGHVRLCLGYTEPEGGSDIATCKTRAVRDGDQWIINGSKMFTTGAHNCQYVFLITNTDPAAPKHQSLTMFLVPLDSTGIEIQGIRTVDGDRTNIVYYSDVRVDDRYRLGEVNGGWTVLREPLNAEHGAVAAAEDGLADVSIMMHQAGFMADALDRIAGKVCRPDPGGRRLIDDQSVAYRLGRSAARVEAALSAPSIFGRVAIAQTMRDVSPDLMDILGAASTLPIGTDGAADDGGAEYVYRFAPLVGIYGGTLEVFRNMIAQYALGLGKPNYSPPVKKAG; this comes from the coding sequence ATGGATTTCTCCCGGGTCGAATTGTCCGATGAGGACGCGCAGTTCCGCGACGAGGTGCGGGCATTCCTGCGCGAGCACGTGACCGAGGAGGTCAAGCGGCGCGACCGCGAAACCGGCGACAACTTCGACGAGGGTGTGCACCTGGCGCTCGGCGAGGCCGGATACCTGGAGCGCGAGTGGAAGTCCGAGGCCGACGGCGGCTTCAGTCGGGTCCGCCGGCGCATCTGGGAACTGGAGAAGCGCCGCTACCACGTCCCGTGGGTGACCTGGGGGACGACGTCGATGGTGGCCCGCTCGGTCGACAAGTTCGCCACCCCGGAGGTGCGCGACGAGGTGCTGCCCCGGGTGTTCAGCGGACATGTCCGACTGTGCCTGGGCTACACCGAACCCGAGGGCGGCTCGGACATCGCGACCTGTAAGACCAGGGCGGTGCGGGACGGCGACCAATGGATCATCAACGGCTCGAAGATGTTCACCACCGGTGCGCACAACTGCCAGTACGTCTTCCTCATCACCAACACCGACCCGGCGGCGCCCAAACACCAGAGCCTGACGATGTTCCTGGTGCCGCTCGACTCGACCGGCATCGAGATCCAGGGCATCCGCACCGTCGACGGCGATCGCACCAACATCGTGTACTACAGCGACGTGCGGGTCGACGATCGCTATCGCCTCGGCGAGGTCAACGGGGGATGGACCGTGCTGCGGGAACCGCTCAACGCCGAGCACGGTGCGGTGGCCGCGGCCGAGGACGGTCTGGCCGACGTGTCGATCATGATGCACCAGGCCGGGTTCATGGCCGACGCACTCGACCGGATCGCCGGGAAGGTCTGCCGACCCGACCCCGGTGGACGCCGACTCATCGACGACCAGTCGGTCGCATACCGACTGGGGCGCAGCGCCGCCCGCGTGGAGGCCGCGCTGAGCGCGCCGAGCATCTTCGGCCGGGTCGCCATCGCGCAGACCATGCGCGACGTCTCACCGGATCTGATGGACATCCTCGGGGCGGCCTCGACCCTGCCGATCGGCACTGACGGTGCGGCCGACGACGGCGGCGCCGAATACGTGTACCGGTTCGCCCCGCTGGTGGGTATCTACGGCGGCACGCTCGAGGTGTTCCGGAACATGATCGCGCAATACGCGCTCGGTCTCGGGAAGCCGAATTACTCACCGCCGGTGAAGAAGGCGGGCTGA
- a CDS encoding thiolase family protein, with product MNDVAIIGVGLHPFGRFEGKSAMQMGVDAIFAAVDDAGVAWSDVQFATGGSWTVANPDAIVGMVGLSGIPFTNVFNACATAASALKACADGIRLGDYDIGIAIGLDKHPRGAFTEDPALVGMPSWYAENGQYLTTQFFGMKANRYLHDHQISHATLAKVAAKNFRNGALNPNAFRRKPMTEEQILDSTMLNYPLTQYMFCAPDEGAAAVVMCRADLAHRYTSKPVYLRAVEVRTRQYGAYEVNTTFAPVDEDVAPTVYAARSAFEKAGIAPTDVDVVQLQDTDAGAEIIHMAECGFCADGDQEKLLADGATEIGGPLPINTDGGLIANGEPIGASGLRQIHELVRQLRGEAGDRQVPGEPRVGFGQLYGAPGTAAAMIVST from the coding sequence ATGAACGATGTCGCGATCATCGGTGTGGGCCTGCATCCGTTCGGCCGGTTCGAGGGTAAGTCGGCGATGCAGATGGGCGTCGACGCGATCTTCGCCGCGGTCGACGACGCCGGCGTCGCGTGGTCGGATGTGCAGTTCGCCACCGGCGGCAGTTGGACGGTGGCCAACCCCGACGCCATCGTCGGCATGGTCGGGCTCTCGGGTATTCCGTTCACCAATGTCTTCAACGCCTGCGCCACCGCAGCGAGTGCGCTGAAGGCCTGCGCCGACGGAATCCGATTGGGCGACTACGACATCGGCATCGCGATCGGCCTGGACAAGCATCCGCGCGGCGCCTTCACCGAGGATCCCGCACTGGTGGGCATGCCGTCCTGGTACGCGGAGAACGGCCAGTACCTGACCACGCAGTTCTTCGGTATGAAGGCCAATCGCTATCTGCACGATCACCAGATCTCCCACGCCACGCTCGCCAAGGTGGCCGCCAAGAACTTCCGCAACGGGGCGCTCAACCCGAATGCGTTCCGGCGCAAGCCGATGACCGAGGAGCAGATCCTCGACTCGACGATGCTGAACTATCCGCTCACGCAGTACATGTTCTGCGCGCCCGACGAAGGGGCCGCCGCGGTGGTGATGTGCCGCGCCGACCTGGCCCACCGCTACACCTCGAAACCGGTGTACCTGCGCGCGGTGGAGGTCCGCACCCGGCAGTACGGCGCGTACGAGGTCAATACCACGTTCGCGCCCGTCGACGAGGACGTCGCGCCGACGGTGTACGCGGCCAGGTCGGCGTTCGAGAAGGCCGGCATCGCGCCGACCGACGTCGACGTCGTCCAGTTGCAGGACACCGACGCCGGCGCGGAGATCATCCACATGGCCGAATGCGGATTCTGCGCCGACGGCGATCAGGAGAAGCTGCTGGCCGACGGCGCCACCGAGATCGGCGGCCCACTGCCGATCAACACCGACGGTGGCCTGATCGCCAACGGCGAGCCGATCGGCGCATCGGGCCTGCGCCAGATCCACGAGCTGGTCCGGCAATTGCGGGGCGAGGCCGGAGACCGACAGGTACCCGGTGAGCCACGGGTCGGGTTCGGGCAGCTCTACGGTGCGCCCGGTACCGCCGCGGCCATGATCGTGTCCACCTGA
- a CDS encoding SDR family NAD(P)-dependent oxidoreductase, whose protein sequence is MDLGLTDATAVVVGGGRGMGLATARCLAEDGAKIALIGRTKDVLDRAAAELAECGSPDAIGIPADIAQPEQVERAFAEVARRWGGALNILVNTVGPDVRGDFESLSDDQWRAAVESGVLGMVRCVRAALPLLRSASWARIVNFSAQSTQRQSVILPAYTAAKAMLTSVSKNLSLTLARDEILVNVVSPGSIASEALTGWAESVGVDAHDPYRLMDAITEHFGHPAHLPRAGLPSEIGPVAAFLASRRNSYMTGANVNVDGGSDFT, encoded by the coding sequence GTGGACCTCGGACTGACCGACGCCACCGCGGTGGTGGTGGGCGGCGGCCGTGGGATGGGGTTGGCCACCGCCCGGTGCCTGGCCGAGGACGGTGCGAAGATCGCGCTGATCGGCCGGACGAAGGACGTGCTCGACCGTGCGGCGGCCGAACTGGCCGAGTGCGGCAGTCCGGACGCGATCGGGATCCCCGCCGACATCGCCCAACCCGAGCAGGTCGAACGGGCGTTCGCCGAGGTGGCGCGGCGGTGGGGCGGTGCGCTCAACATCCTCGTCAACACCGTGGGCCCCGACGTCCGCGGTGACTTCGAATCCCTGTCCGACGATCAGTGGCGCGCGGCCGTCGAAAGCGGTGTGCTCGGGATGGTTCGGTGTGTGCGCGCCGCGCTTCCCTTGCTGCGCAGCGCGTCGTGGGCCCGCATCGTCAACTTCTCGGCCCAGTCGACACAGCGGCAGAGTGTGATCCTGCCGGCGTACACCGCGGCCAAAGCGATGCTGACGAGCGTGTCGAAGAATCTGTCGCTCACCCTCGCCCGCGACGAGATCCTGGTCAACGTCGTCTCGCCCGGCAGCATCGCCTCCGAGGCGCTCACCGGGTGGGCGGAGTCGGTGGGCGTCGACGCCCACGATCCCTACCGGTTGATGGACGCCATCACCGAACACTTCGGCCATCCGGCGCACCTGCCGAGGGCCGGTCTGCCGTCGGAGATCGGACCGGTCGCGGCGTTCCTCGCCTCGCGGCGCAACTCGTACATGACGGGGGCGAACGTCAACGTCGACGGTGGCAGCGACTTCACCTGA
- a CDS encoding amidohydrolase family protein — translation MSPRVLDCLVNVHFGETAKQPDFMLKVRDDYFKGPRSLYDQVELPALLDEMAEHGVEKAILMDNLAKPSVTARKFVEERPDRFALAVGGVNLLRPMPSLRELQAVVADLPVAYAVVGPSFWGDGMYPPSDAVYYPLYTKCAELGLPLCINTGLPGPPIPGEVQNPIHLDRVCVRFPELKLCMIHGADPWWDVAIRLMIKYRNLRLMTSAWSPKRLPDSLLHYMRTRGKDKVIFASDWPVLRQSRVVPEALALDLPTDVLENYLYHNAQEFFFSEQEL, via the coding sequence GTGAGCCCGCGAGTGCTGGACTGCCTGGTCAACGTGCACTTCGGGGAGACAGCCAAGCAGCCCGATTTCATGCTCAAGGTCCGCGACGACTACTTCAAGGGCCCGCGGTCGCTCTACGATCAGGTCGAGTTGCCCGCGCTGCTCGACGAGATGGCCGAGCACGGTGTCGAGAAGGCCATCCTGATGGACAATCTGGCCAAACCGTCGGTCACCGCCCGCAAGTTCGTCGAGGAGCGGCCGGACAGGTTCGCTCTCGCCGTCGGCGGTGTCAATCTGTTGCGGCCGATGCCGTCGCTGCGCGAGTTGCAGGCGGTGGTGGCCGACCTGCCCGTCGCGTATGCCGTTGTCGGGCCGAGTTTCTGGGGCGACGGCATGTACCCGCCCAGCGATGCGGTCTACTACCCGCTCTACACCAAATGCGCCGAACTCGGCTTGCCGCTCTGCATCAACACCGGGCTGCCCGGCCCGCCGATTCCCGGCGAGGTGCAGAACCCCATCCACCTGGACCGGGTGTGCGTGCGCTTCCCGGAGCTGAAGCTGTGCATGATCCACGGCGCCGACCCGTGGTGGGACGTCGCGATCCGGCTGATGATCAAGTATCGCAATCTGCGGTTGATGACCTCGGCGTGGTCACCGAAACGGTTGCCCGACAGCCTGTTGCACTATATGCGCACCCGCGGGAAGGACAAGGTGATCTTCGCCTCCGACTGGCCCGTGCTGCGCCAGAGCCGTGTCGTACCCGAGGCGCTGGCCTTGGATCTGCCCACCGACGTGCTCGAGAACTACCTGTACCACAACGCCCAGGAGTTCTTCTTCTCCGAACAGGAGCTGTGA
- a CDS encoding amidohydrolase family protein, with protein MTLDYMAIDVDNHYYEPLDAFTRYLPKEFKRRGVQMLTEGKRTFAVMGGVVNHFIPNPTFDPIIEPGCLDLLFRGEIPEGVDPASLMKVDRLADHPEYQNRDARAKVLDKQNLETVFMLPTFACGVEEALKHDIEATMVSVHAFNQWLDEDWGFDRPDHRFLSAPIISLADPEKAVEEVEFVLGRGAKIVCVRPAPVPGLVKPRSLGDPVHDPVWARLAEAGVPVIFHLSDSGYLAIAALWGGKATFEGFGKKDPLDQVLLDDRAIHDSMASMIVHQVFTRHPKLKVASIENGSYFVYRLIKRLKKSANAAPYHYKEDPVEQLRNNVWIAPYYEDDVKLLADTIGVDKILFGSDWPHGEGLADPMTFTADIPQFPEFSAEDTRKVMRDNALDLIGVNVAAR; from the coding sequence ATGACACTCGACTACATGGCGATCGACGTCGACAACCATTACTACGAACCGCTCGACGCGTTCACGCGCTATCTGCCCAAGGAGTTCAAGCGCCGCGGCGTGCAGATGCTGACCGAGGGCAAACGCACCTTCGCCGTCATGGGTGGCGTCGTCAACCACTTCATCCCGAACCCGACGTTCGACCCGATCATCGAGCCGGGCTGTCTCGATCTGCTGTTCCGCGGCGAGATCCCCGAAGGCGTCGACCCGGCGTCGCTGATGAAGGTCGACCGTCTCGCGGATCACCCCGAGTACCAGAACCGCGATGCGCGCGCGAAGGTCCTGGACAAGCAGAACCTCGAGACGGTGTTCATGCTGCCCACCTTCGCCTGCGGTGTGGAGGAGGCGCTCAAGCACGACATCGAGGCGACCATGGTGTCGGTCCACGCGTTCAACCAGTGGCTCGACGAGGACTGGGGGTTCGACCGCCCCGACCATCGTTTCCTGTCGGCGCCCATCATCTCTCTCGCCGATCCCGAAAAAGCCGTCGAGGAAGTCGAATTCGTCCTGGGCCGCGGCGCCAAGATCGTCTGCGTCCGGCCCGCGCCGGTGCCGGGTCTGGTCAAACCGCGCTCGCTGGGCGACCCGGTGCACGATCCGGTGTGGGCCCGGCTCGCCGAAGCCGGCGTCCCGGTGATCTTCCATCTCTCCGACAGCGGCTACCTGGCGATCGCGGCGCTGTGGGGCGGTAAGGCGACCTTCGAGGGGTTCGGGAAGAAGGATCCGCTCGACCAGGTGTTGCTCGACGACCGCGCAATCCACGATTCGATGGCCTCGATGATCGTGCACCAGGTGTTCACCCGCCACCCGAAGCTGAAGGTGGCCAGCATCGAGAACGGCTCCTACTTCGTCTACCGGCTGATCAAGCGGCTCAAGAAATCGGCCAACGCCGCGCCGTACCACTACAAGGAGGATCCGGTCGAGCAGCTGCGCAACAACGTCTGGATCGCGCCGTACTACGAGGACGACGTGAAGCTGCTCGCCGACACCATCGGCGTGGACAAGATCCTGTTCGGCTCGGACTGGCCGCACGGCGAAGGTCTCGCCGATCCGATGACCTTCACCGCCGACATCCCGCAGTTCCCGGAGTTCAGCGCCGAGGACACGCGAAAGGTGATGCGCGACAACGCCTTGGACCTGATCGGCGTGAACGTAGCGGCGCGTTGA
- a CDS encoding acyl-CoA synthetase: MSEWTIGGVVDAIAEAVPDRLMTICGDRRSTYAQTADRTRRLANFLVANGIGAHQERDALDGWECGQDRVALIMHNDLYPDVVIGALKARAVPVNVNFNYTPREVDELLSYLRPRAVVFHRSLGAKFADVLPRAGVEVMISIDDGSEAPEPAGAMALEDALAQGDTDRPVTPSPDDVMMICTGGTTGRPKGVMWRQSDTYVVSMNGADHESVTEIHDKVQHAGPPWFAVSPLMHAAGMWTAFAALLNGQTVILYDKPTLDAAAVLTTAEREKVGLMTMVGDAYAAPLIAELRRRPYDLSSLFAIGTGGAATNQRHQDALLELLPQITLINGYGSSETGNMAFGRSLRDDRKDTFERRDGVVVLSEDRSRFLQPGGDEIGWVAREGRIPLGYFDDAEATRRTFPEVDGRRVVISGDRAALEADGTLRLYGRDALVVNTGGEKVFVEEVEEVLRAQDGVADALVVGRDSDRWGQEIVALIERQAGADVDPGALLDACTSALARFKAPKEFIFVDEVRRLGNGKADYRWAKSQAAQRDTLAGQL, translated from the coding sequence ATGAGCGAGTGGACCATCGGCGGTGTCGTCGACGCCATCGCCGAGGCGGTGCCGGACCGGTTGATGACCATCTGTGGCGACCGCAGGAGCACCTACGCGCAGACCGCGGACCGCACCCGGCGGCTGGCGAACTTCCTGGTCGCCAACGGGATCGGTGCCCACCAGGAGCGTGACGCGCTCGACGGGTGGGAGTGCGGGCAGGACCGGGTCGCCCTGATCATGCACAACGACCTGTACCCGGACGTGGTCATCGGCGCTCTCAAGGCGCGTGCGGTGCCGGTCAACGTCAACTTCAACTACACCCCGCGGGAGGTCGACGAGCTCCTGAGTTACCTGCGACCGCGCGCGGTCGTCTTCCACCGCTCGCTGGGCGCCAAATTCGCCGACGTCCTGCCCCGGGCCGGGGTGGAGGTGATGATCTCGATCGACGACGGCAGTGAAGCACCGGAACCGGCCGGAGCGATGGCACTGGAGGACGCGCTGGCACAGGGCGACACCGACCGGCCCGTCACGCCGTCACCGGACGACGTGATGATGATCTGCACCGGCGGCACGACGGGACGCCCCAAGGGTGTGATGTGGCGACAGTCCGACACCTACGTGGTGTCGATGAACGGCGCCGACCACGAATCGGTCACCGAGATCCACGACAAGGTCCAGCATGCGGGTCCGCCCTGGTTCGCGGTGTCCCCACTGATGCACGCCGCCGGTATGTGGACCGCGTTCGCCGCATTGCTCAACGGCCAGACGGTCATCCTCTACGACAAACCGACCCTCGACGCGGCCGCGGTGCTGACCACGGCCGAGCGGGAGAAGGTCGGCCTGATGACCATGGTCGGTGACGCGTATGCCGCCCCGCTCATCGCCGAGTTGCGCCGACGTCCCTACGATCTGTCGTCGCTGTTCGCGATCGGCACCGGGGGTGCGGCGACCAATCAGCGCCATCAGGACGCACTGCTCGAGCTGCTCCCGCAGATCACGCTGATCAACGGATACGGATCTTCGGAGACGGGCAATATGGCGTTCGGGCGCAGCCTGCGCGACGACCGCAAGGACACGTTCGAGAGGCGCGACGGGGTGGTGGTGCTCTCCGAGGACCGCAGCAGGTTCCTGCAACCGGGTGGTGACGAGATCGGCTGGGTGGCACGGGAGGGCCGGATCCCGTTGGGATACTTCGACGATGCCGAGGCCACGCGACGGACCTTCCCCGAGGTCGACGGGCGCCGCGTGGTGATCTCCGGCGACCGGGCGGCACTGGAGGCCGACGGCACACTGCGCCTGTACGGACGCGATGCGTTGGTCGTCAACACCGGTGGCGAGAAGGTCTTCGTCGAGGAGGTCGAAGAAGTGCTGCGCGCCCAGGACGGCGTCGCCGACGCGTTGGTGGTGGGCCGCGACAGTGACCGCTGGGGACAGGAGATCGTTGCGCTGATCGAGAGGCAGGCGGGTGCCGACGTCGACCCCGGGGCGCTGCTGGATGCCTGCACGTCGGCCCTGGCCCGGTTCAAGGCTCCCAAGGAGTTCATCTTCGTCGACGAGGTGCGCCGGCTGGGTAACGGTAAAGCCGACTACCGATGGGCCAAGAGCCAAGCGGCGCAGCGGGATACGCTGGCGGGTCAGCTGTGA
- a CDS encoding acyl-CoA dehydrogenase family protein, which translates to MDRYELRRIDYSLSEDHVDLQTAYRQFFKTHCPIETVRAAEASGFDKSLWERLCAMGATTMALPESAGGDGATLVDLTLVAEEIGRSLAPVPWIEHVVAARLLAALDGLGSGVVAGEELATLDLRLDAGPGQRLVSGGSIADHIIVRDGDEVVLLGFGTRPGRVDNIGKLPMAWVDPAAADTRTVLAAGPDAVAAHDLALTEWRLLTAAALVGLVEETMTIAAEFAKSRYTLGVPISTLQGISHPLANIAIVVQGGRNLVRRAAWFLDNEPDERPELAPSAFVFMAEEAAKAATMAVHVQGGLGVSAEAAATAYLVRARGWPLAGGDPGLAAQRVAAIVAERETGAERSS; encoded by the coding sequence ATGGACCGCTACGAACTGCGCAGGATCGACTACAGCCTCTCCGAGGACCACGTCGACCTGCAGACCGCCTACCGGCAGTTCTTCAAGACACACTGTCCCATCGAAACCGTCCGGGCCGCAGAGGCCTCCGGCTTCGACAAGAGCCTGTGGGAGCGGTTGTGCGCGATGGGCGCGACGACGATGGCACTGCCCGAATCGGCGGGCGGTGACGGCGCGACGCTGGTCGACCTGACGCTGGTGGCCGAGGAGATCGGCCGCAGCCTGGCGCCGGTGCCGTGGATCGAGCACGTGGTGGCCGCGCGCCTGCTCGCCGCACTCGACGGTCTCGGTTCCGGGGTCGTCGCGGGTGAAGAGCTGGCCACCCTCGACCTGCGGCTGGACGCCGGCCCGGGGCAGCGGTTGGTCTCCGGCGGTTCGATCGCCGACCACATCATCGTGCGGGACGGTGACGAGGTGGTGCTGCTGGGCTTCGGCACCCGCCCGGGGCGCGTGGACAACATCGGCAAGCTCCCGATGGCGTGGGTGGATCCGGCCGCGGCCGACACCCGCACCGTGCTTGCGGCCGGCCCGGACGCGGTCGCCGCCCACGACCTGGCGCTGACGGAGTGGCGGCTACTCACCGCGGCCGCGCTCGTCGGGCTCGTCGAAGAGACCATGACCATCGCCGCCGAATTCGCCAAGAGCCGGTACACACTGGGCGTGCCGATCTCGACGCTGCAGGGGATCTCCCATCCGCTGGCCAACATCGCGATCGTCGTCCAGGGCGGCCGCAACCTGGTCCGGCGGGCCGCGTGGTTCCTCGACAACGAACCCGACGAACGTCCGGAACTGGCGCCGTCGGCGTTCGTGTTCATGGCCGAGGAAGCCGCCAAGGCCGCCACCATGGCCGTACACGTCCAGGGCGGTCTCGGGGTGTCCGCGGAGGCCGCGGCGACGGCGTACCTCGTCCGTGCCCGCGGATGGCCACTGGCCGGCGGCGACCCCGGACTGGCCGCGCAACGCGTCGCGGCGATCGTCGCCGAGCGTGAGACCGGCGCAGAACGGAGCAGCTAG
- a CDS encoding enoyl-CoA hydratase encodes MRGAPTTRSRCVTAGDAEPDAVLYDVRPSGVAVVTLNRPDRLNTWGADISAGFYAAIDRAETDPAVRVIVLTGSGRAFCAGAHLGSMATIGDSLGRPLPDGQSHDVSKIVGERHPHFLTALRKPVIAAINGSCVGIGLTHALMCDVRFAADGAKFATSFARRGLIAEYGISWILPRLVGFGAAMDLLLSGRTFYADEAAHLGLVKEVVAPDELMARAVEYAEDIAANCSPASLAVIKAQTYGDAERDVVDASARAEKLMGESLLRPDVIEGIVSFLEKRAPSFPMLQEGPS; translated from the coding sequence ATGCGGGGTGCGCCGACCACGAGGAGCCGATGCGTGACTGCCGGGGATGCCGAACCGGATGCCGTCCTCTACGACGTCAGGCCCAGCGGCGTCGCCGTCGTGACGCTGAACCGTCCGGACCGCCTGAACACCTGGGGTGCGGACATCTCGGCGGGCTTCTACGCGGCGATCGATCGCGCCGAGACCGATCCGGCGGTCCGGGTGATCGTGCTCACCGGCAGCGGCCGCGCCTTCTGCGCCGGAGCGCATCTGGGGTCGATGGCCACCATCGGTGATTCGCTGGGCAGGCCCCTCCCCGATGGCCAATCCCACGACGTCAGCAAGATCGTCGGGGAGCGGCACCCCCATTTCCTCACGGCACTGCGCAAGCCGGTCATCGCGGCGATCAACGGATCGTGCGTCGGAATCGGATTGACCCACGCGCTGATGTGTGACGTCCGGTTCGCCGCCGACGGCGCGAAGTTCGCGACCTCCTTCGCCCGCCGCGGTCTGATCGCCGAATACGGGATCTCGTGGATCCTGCCGCGGCTGGTCGGCTTCGGCGCCGCGATGGACCTGTTGCTCAGCGGCCGGACCTTCTACGCCGACGAAGCGGCCCACCTCGGTCTGGTCAAGGAGGTCGTCGCGCCCGACGAGCTCATGGCGCGTGCGGTGGAGTACGCCGAGGACATCGCCGCCAACTGCTCGCCGGCGTCGCTCGCCGTCATCAAGGCCCAGACCTACGGGGATGCCGAACGTGACGTCGTCGACGCCAGCGCCAGGGCGGAGAAGTTGATGGGCGAATCGCTGCTCCGTCCCGACGTGATCGAGGGAATCGTGAGCTTTCTCGAGAAGCGGGCACCGAGTTTTCCGATGTTGCAGGAGGGACCCTCATGA